A genomic stretch from Komagataeibacter xylinus includes:
- a CDS encoding pyrroloquinoline quinone-dependent dehydrogenase yields the protein MLRTLLLGATIIAGTAGSVALAQVPPADQPPGNGNATVSPGTPTPPSDAFSPPSPNAPQSPGVNAANIPDGPPAEPSEATPMVDQVTANPAHDDWPGYGRDDKATRFSPLDQITPANIGHLKRAFIYHTGSKPGPGQTNKWAAETTPIKVGDGLYMCSALNDMMRIDPATGKEIWHFHANEKYESIPYTAACKAVVYYTSSTVPEGEHCHHRILEATLDERLIEVDSEDGKVCEGFGWHGMVNLMKGMGESVPGFVAETAPPPIVNGAIITNQEILDGQRRWAPSGVIRGYDAETGRFLWAWDVNRPHEHGEPKEGEHYSRGTPNSWAAMIGDNALGLVYVPTGNSAADYYSAMRSPEENKVSSAVVAIDVKTGEPRWVFQTVHKDVWDYDIGSQPTLMDFTKPDGSTVPALIMPTKRGQTFVLDRRTGDPVLPVEERPAPSPGMVPGDTRSPTQPWSVGMPRLGFAPLKESDMWGMSPIDQLYCRLKYRRAHYVGEFTPPSIDKPWLEYPGYNGGSDWGSVAYDEKTGILIANWNNTPMYDQLVSRKKADKLGLMPVDDPNFKPGGGGAEGAGAMAETPYGIVVSPFWDEYTGMMCNRPPYGMITAIDMHTQKVLWQHPLGSARANGPFGLPTHLPLTIGTPNNGGPVITAGGLIFVAATTDNMIHAFDIHTGKEVWNDVLPGGGQATPMTYEYKGKQYVAIMAGGHHFMMTPVTDDLVVYALDNVN from the coding sequence ATGCTCCGCACCCTGCTGCTTGGCGCCACCATTATTGCAGGCACCGCTGGTTCCGTGGCCCTCGCACAGGTGCCCCCTGCCGATCAGCCGCCCGGTAATGGCAACGCCACGGTTTCGCCCGGCACGCCCACGCCGCCGAGCGATGCGTTCTCGCCGCCTTCGCCCAATGCGCCGCAGTCTCCTGGTGTGAACGCTGCCAACATTCCCGACGGGCCGCCCGCCGAGCCTAGCGAAGCAACCCCCATGGTGGACCAGGTCACGGCCAACCCCGCGCATGATGACTGGCCTGGCTATGGGCGCGATGACAAGGCAACCCGCTTCTCGCCGCTTGACCAGATCACGCCAGCCAATATCGGCCACCTCAAGCGTGCCTTCATCTACCACACCGGCAGCAAGCCGGGGCCGGGGCAGACCAACAAATGGGCTGCCGAGACCACGCCCATCAAGGTTGGTGACGGTCTGTACATGTGTTCCGCGCTGAACGACATGATGCGCATCGACCCTGCTACCGGCAAGGAAATCTGGCATTTCCACGCCAACGAGAAATACGAGAGCATTCCCTACACGGCGGCGTGTAAGGCGGTGGTGTATTACACCTCATCCACCGTGCCGGAAGGCGAGCACTGCCATCACCGCATTCTTGAAGCCACGCTGGATGAGCGCCTGATCGAGGTGGACAGCGAGGACGGCAAGGTGTGCGAAGGCTTTGGCTGGCACGGCATGGTCAACCTGATGAAGGGCATGGGTGAATCGGTGCCCGGCTTCGTGGCCGAGACCGCGCCGCCGCCCATCGTCAATGGCGCGATCATCACCAACCAGGAAATTCTCGACGGCCAGCGCCGCTGGGCACCCTCGGGCGTGATCCGCGGGTATGATGCTGAGACCGGACGCTTCCTGTGGGCATGGGATGTCAACCGCCCGCATGAACATGGCGAGCCGAAGGAAGGCGAGCATTACAGCCGCGGCACCCCCAACTCCTGGGCCGCCATGATCGGCGATAACGCCCTGGGGCTGGTTTACGTGCCCACCGGCAACTCGGCGGCTGATTACTACAGCGCCATGCGTAGCCCGGAAGAAAACAAGGTTTCCTCCGCTGTCGTGGCGATTGACGTGAAGACCGGCGAGCCGCGCTGGGTGTTCCAGACCGTGCACAAGGATGTGTGGGACTACGACATCGGCTCCCAGCCCACGCTGATGGACTTCACCAAGCCCGATGGTTCGACGGTTCCGGCCCTGATCATGCCCACCAAGCGTGGCCAGACCTTTGTGCTTGACCGCCGCACGGGTGACCCGGTGCTGCCGGTTGAAGAACGGCCCGCGCCCTCGCCGGGCATGGTGCCGGGTGATACGCGCTCGCCCACGCAGCCCTGGTCGGTTGGCATGCCGCGTCTTGGCTTTGCCCCGCTCAAGGAATCCGACATGTGGGGCATGTCGCCGATCGATCAGCTTTACTGCCGCCTGAAATACCGCCGTGCGCATTACGTGGGTGAGTTCACCCCGCCCAGCATCGACAAGCCCTGGCTGGAATATCCGGGCTATAACGGTGGCTCGGACTGGGGCAGCGTGGCCTATGACGAGAAGACCGGCATCCTGATCGCCAACTGGAACAACACGCCGATGTATGACCAGCTGGTCAGCCGCAAGAAGGCCGACAAGCTTGGCCTGATGCCGGTGGATGACCCCAACTTCAAGCCCGGTGGCGGTGGCGCGGAAGGTGCTGGCGCCATGGCGGAAACGCCTTACGGCATCGTGGTCTCGCCGTTCTGGGATGAATATACGGGCATGATGTGCAACCGTCCGCCCTATGGCATGATCACCGCCATCGACATGCACACCCAGAAAGTGCTGTGGCAGCATCCGCTGGGCAGTGCGCGCGCCAACGGCCCGTTCGGCCTGCCTACGCACCTGCCGCTGACCATCGGCACGCCCAACAATGGCGGCCCGGTCATTACCGCAGGTGGGCTGATCTTTGTTGCGGCCACGACCGATAACATGATCCATGCCTTCGATATCCATACCGGCAAGGAAGTGTGGAACGACGTGCTGCCCGGTGGCGGCCAGGCCACGCCCATGACGTATGAATACAAGGGCAAGCAGTATGTCGCCATCATGGCCGGTGGCCACCACTTCATGATGACGCCGGTGACTGACGACCTCGTGGTTTATGCGCTGGATAATGTGAACTGA
- a CDS encoding glycerol dehydrogenase translates to MSAFIKPQTPAAWAILGLAVVIVLLGLPLAYMGAELVFLGGSWYYVIIGIAVTLAGVLMAMGRAMGAMLYLAAVGVTWLWAFWEVGFDGWGLLPRVFGPTILAIAVLLCLPALRRMENAHSTSVREVA, encoded by the coding sequence ATGTCAGCTTTCATAAAGCCGCAGACCCCCGCCGCGTGGGCGATCCTGGGTCTTGCGGTTGTCATCGTTCTTCTGGGGCTGCCCCTTGCTTACATGGGTGCCGAACTCGTGTTTCTGGGTGGCTCCTGGTATTATGTCATTATTGGCATAGCCGTAACACTCGCTGGCGTGCTCATGGCCATGGGCCGGGCCATGGGGGCCATGCTGTATCTGGCCGCTGTTGGCGTGACATGGCTGTGGGCCTTCTGGGAGGTCGGGTTTGATGGCTGGGGCCTGCTGCCCCGCGTGTTTGGGCCGACCATCCTTGCCATTGCCGTGCTGCTGTGCCTGCCCGCCCTGCGCCGCATGGAAAATGCCCACTCAACATCCGTGCGGGAGGTCGCATAA
- a CDS encoding Rrf2 family transcriptional regulator, whose translation MRLTLHTDYAIRVLVYLGQNPGRRVSVHEISENHGISHNHLVKVVNRLSTNGVVDTRRGRAGGLELPRMPHEIIIGDIVRMMEADMLSMKACEPEYGQACVLADMCRLRHLLARSLTAFLDVLDQTTLHDLLPRQAA comes from the coding sequence ATGCGTCTGACCCTTCATACCGACTATGCCATTCGTGTTCTGGTTTATCTGGGACAAAACCCTGGTCGGCGCGTTTCCGTGCATGAGATTTCCGAAAATCATGGCATTTCCCATAATCACCTCGTCAAGGTGGTCAACCGGCTCTCTACCAACGGGGTTGTCGATACCCGTCGGGGCCGGGCAGGGGGGCTGGAACTGCCGCGCATGCCGCATGAAATCATTATAGGTGACATCGTGCGCATGATGGAGGCGGACATGCTCTCCATGAAAGCCTGCGAGCCAGAATACGGTCAGGCCTGCGTGCTTGCCGATATGTGCCGCCTGCGTCATCTGCTGGCCCGTTCGCTTACGGCTTTCCTTGATGTGCTGGACCAGACCACGCTGCATGATCTTCTGCCCCGGCAGGCTGCCTGA
- a CDS encoding Rrf2 family transcriptional regulator, producing MRLTLYTDYSIRTLIYLGQNPGRRVAIQEIALTHRISQNHLVKVVNRLSSNGVILARRGRSGGLELAGAPHQIIIGDIVRLMEVDMGEIVSCNPENGQACVLTDACRLRGLFAKSVNAFMSVLDRITLHDILHEPKKL from the coding sequence ATGCGCCTTACTCTTTACACCGATTACTCCATTCGGACCCTCATCTACCTTGGTCAGAACCCAGGCAGACGGGTTGCGATTCAGGAGATTGCCCTGACGCACCGCATTTCCCAGAATCATCTGGTCAAAGTGGTGAACCGTCTGTCGAGCAACGGTGTCATTCTGGCGCGGCGCGGACGTAGTGGCGGGCTGGAACTCGCTGGTGCGCCGCACCAGATCATTATTGGTGACATCGTCCGTCTTATGGAGGTGGATATGGGCGAAATTGTGTCCTGTAATCCTGAAAACGGGCAGGCCTGCGTATTGACGGATGCATGCCGCCTGCGCGGACTGTTTGCCAAATCGGTCAATGCCTTCATGTCGGTGCTCGATCGCATTACGCTGCATGATATTCTGCATGAGCCTAAAAAACTGTAA
- a CDS encoding bifunctional diguanylate cyclase/phosphodiesterase, translating to MSLKHDDRLRALTHQDSDFWADVVDNVLIVAITDVRGVITYVNDRFCDISRYPREELLGATHRIVNSGYHDASFFRQMYRTIRGGEVWRGNICNRAKDGTLYWVATTIMPKHNSLGAVEGYVATRFEITELMNTRDRLKSLAATDPLTGLFNRGGFNNVLQTAVEEKAQNITRDIMLVMFDLDGFKQINDIHGHHAGDVVLKVISKRLLALVHPEDAVCRLGGDEFALILNHTLHKYPLSLILEKLLAELEAPIEVGNTMVNVSGSIGVSPIASQESAESLQKNADIALYAAKRAGGHQARMFDIALHQHALERAQILNDARDGVQKDQFELYYQPIMNFSTGKCDQIEALLRWHHPQRGLLAAESFRDVFLDAALAQVMSPRLVKSFQNDMRMWNTSLGAYPNLTINLSRLDLLNIGFQNDLEAEIKRQGGKASDYVLEVSESVLAGRRSDRVLQRLQELSELGFQLTLDDFGLAMLPISVLRTISFTQAKISRRLVQDIETNQQTRDVMAHLVGLAHAFGLSVTVSGVETKGQMDMLHEIGADRIQGFYISPPISAANLVLAEHIIAPDHTEITLQAS from the coding sequence ATGTCACTCAAGCACGATGATCGCCTGCGCGCGCTGACCCACCAGGATTCGGATTTCTGGGCCGATGTGGTGGACAATGTCCTGATCGTGGCCATTACCGATGTGCGCGGTGTGATTACCTATGTGAATGACCGCTTTTGCGATATCAGCCGCTACCCGCGTGAAGAGCTGCTGGGGGCAACGCATCGCATCGTCAATTCCGGCTACCATGATGCGAGCTTTTTCAGGCAGATGTACCGCACCATCCGGGGTGGGGAGGTATGGCGCGGCAATATCTGCAACCGGGCCAAGGATGGCACGCTGTACTGGGTGGCGACCACCATCATGCCCAAGCATAATTCGCTTGGCGCGGTAGAGGGGTATGTCGCAACCCGGTTCGAGATTACCGAACTCATGAACACCCGTGATCGGCTCAAGTCGCTTGCCGCGACCGACCCGCTGACGGGTCTGTTCAACCGTGGTGGTTTCAACAACGTGCTTCAGACTGCGGTGGAGGAGAAGGCGCAGAACATTACCCGCGATATCATGCTGGTCATGTTCGATCTCGATGGCTTCAAGCAGATCAACGACATTCATGGCCACCATGCGGGCGATGTGGTGCTGAAGGTGATTTCCAAGCGCCTTCTGGCCCTTGTTCACCCTGAAGATGCGGTCTGTCGGCTGGGGGGCGATGAGTTTGCACTCATCCTCAACCATACGCTGCACAAATATCCGCTTTCTCTCATACTGGAGAAACTGTTGGCCGAGCTTGAAGCGCCGATCGAGGTGGGCAACACCATGGTCAACGTGTCGGGCAGCATCGGGGTCAGCCCCATCGCCAGCCAGGAAAGTGCTGAATCACTACAGAAGAATGCCGATATCGCGCTTTATGCTGCCAAGCGAGCGGGTGGCCACCAGGCGCGCATGTTTGACATTGCCCTGCACCAGCATGCGCTGGAGCGGGCCCAGATCCTCAATGATGCGCGTGACGGGGTACAGAAGGACCAGTTCGAGCTTTACTATCAGCCGATCATGAACTTCAGCACCGGCAAGTGCGATCAGATCGAGGCGCTGCTGCGCTGGCACCACCCGCAGCGCGGCCTGCTGGCGGCGGAAAGCTTCCGCGATGTGTTCCTCGATGCCGCCCTGGCCCAGGTCATGAGCCCGCGTCTGGTCAAGTCATTCCAAAATGACATGCGGATGTGGAATACAAGCCTGGGCGCCTATCCCAACCTGACCATCAATCTCTCGCGGCTGGACCTGCTTAATATCGGCTTCCAGAATGACCTTGAAGCTGAAATAAAGCGGCAGGGGGGCAAGGCATCCGATTACGTGCTGGAAGTATCGGAAAGTGTGCTGGCTGGCAGGCGCTCTGACCGCGTGCTGCAGCGCCTGCAGGAACTGAGCGAGCTTGGCTTTCAACTGACGCTGGATGATTTCGGGCTGGCGATGCTACCAATCTCGGTCCTGCGCACGATTTCTTTCACGCAGGCCAAAATATCACGCAGGCTGGTACAAGACATTGAAACCAACCAGCAGACCCGTGACGTTATGGCGCATCTGGTTGGTCTGGCCCATGCATTCGGGTTGAGCGTGACCGTGAGCGGGGTGGAAACAAAAGGCCAGATGGACATGCTGCACGAGATCGGCGCGGACCGGATTCAGGGTTTTTACATTTCTCCCCCGATTTCTGCCGCGAATCTTGTTCTTGCGGAGCACATCATTGCGCCAGATCATACCGAGATCACGCTACAGGCGTCATGA
- a CDS encoding EAL domain-containing protein, protein MPDITALTTEILLPALEQAIDATVIIGQENEIIFYNQAAEALWGIPRADVIGRNVDCLVPMRLRHEHDRYIDRNRETGHNRIVGTSREVEFTRADGEYICGELSLSKVQIGQGDKRLTYYMGVMKNVTEESQRRKILILQNDVLQALASDMLIQDIGELICRKVEAFVPNSVAALLVLDDAQPWRVICTSALPPRIRNALETTVPSPSDVEKLKANASYTGRLVWDNYQSMCRSLGLQSCYAAPVMAGDGRVTGIFALYLREPNQLGAWPQRLVGACLPFCALALEQHATKTHLTQLARYDSLTGLLNRGALHRVMEDIIAQPGNRTLAIFMLDIDRFRDINDALGHVYADQFLVEIAGRIRSIAKEDYVLSRSGGDEFVVVVPDCEGKQIEEIAHKLLETIGRPLQIGQNTLSISCSIGISTFPANGPDSESLLSHADTAMRQAKEDGRGIFRFANLEKNQVAQDRLVLGSALRDSLAQGMLQLHYQPQVRTHTLELSGVEALSRWHHPHLGNIFPSRFIAVAEETGQIEAIGRWSLLEACRQIVKWDRDGVHVPTVAVNLSAVHFRNRALPEHIAALLKEHNLKPARLTVEITESVMMDNSRDTEEVLQSIRNIGCGLSMDDFGTGYSSLSRLTRLPLTEIKIDRSFINDFEYDTNAQAVTMAVIGIGSRLGMTVVTEGVETEQQRDLLEKLNCDVMQGYLFAKPLAPQDLEAWVRRGGAPAVIREIDAARAKKEGKPESSSKKEAAPAASPAAASPAKS, encoded by the coding sequence ATGCCCGATATCACAGCCCTCACCACAGAAATCCTTCTTCCCGCCCTTGAGCAGGCCATTGATGCAACTGTCATCATCGGGCAGGAAAACGAGATCATCTTCTATAATCAGGCGGCGGAAGCCCTGTGGGGCATTCCCCGGGCCGATGTGATCGGCCGCAATGTCGACTGCCTGGTGCCCATGCGCCTGCGCCATGAGCATGACCGCTACATCGACCGCAACCGCGAGACCGGGCATAACCGCATTGTCGGCACATCGCGCGAGGTGGAATTCACCCGCGCCGATGGGGAATATATCTGCGGCGAGCTTTCGCTCTCCAAGGTGCAGATCGGGCAGGGGGACAAGCGGCTCACCTACTACATGGGCGTGATGAAGAACGTCACGGAGGAGAGCCAGCGGCGCAAGATCCTGATCCTGCAGAACGACGTGCTGCAGGCGCTGGCCAGCGACATGCTGATTCAGGATATTGGCGAGCTGATCTGCCGCAAGGTCGAGGCCTTCGTGCCCAATTCGGTCGCGGCCCTGCTGGTGCTTGATGATGCGCAGCCCTGGCGGGTGATCTGCACCTCCGCGCTGCCGCCGCGCATCCGCAATGCGCTTGAAACCACCGTGCCGTCACCTTCTGATGTGGAGAAGCTCAAGGCCAATGCTTCCTATACCGGTCGCCTGGTGTGGGATAATTATCAGTCCATGTGCCGCTCGTTGGGGCTGCAGTCGTGCTATGCAGCACCCGTCATGGCCGGTGACGGGCGGGTGACAGGCATTTTCGCGCTTTACCTGCGTGAGCCCAACCAGCTTGGCGCATGGCCGCAGCGTCTTGTGGGCGCGTGCCTGCCCTTCTGCGCGCTGGCGCTGGAGCAGCATGCCACCAAGACCCACCTGACCCAGCTTGCCCGCTATGACAGCCTGACCGGCCTGCTCAACCGTGGTGCGCTGCATCGCGTGATGGAAGACATCATCGCCCAGCCCGGTAACCGCACGCTGGCCATTTTCATGCTCGATATCGACCGTTTCCGCGATATCAATGATGCACTTGGTCATGTCTATGCCGACCAGTTCCTTGTCGAGATCGCAGGGCGCATCCGCTCCATCGCCAAGGAGGATTACGTGCTCAGCCGCTCGGGCGGCGATGAGTTCGTGGTGGTGGTGCCCGATTGCGAAGGCAAGCAGATCGAGGAAATCGCCCACAAGCTGCTCGAAACTATTGGCCGCCCGCTCCAGATCGGGCAGAACACGCTGTCGATCTCGTGCTCGATCGGCATCAGCACCTTCCCCGCCAACGGGCCCGACAGCGAATCCCTGCTCAGCCATGCCGATACCGCCATGCGTCAGGCGAAGGAAGACGGGCGCGGCATCTTCCGCTTCGCCAATCTGGAAAAGAATCAGGTGGCGCAGGACCGGCTGGTGCTGGGCTCGGCGCTGCGTGATTCGCTGGCACAGGGCATGCTGCAGTTGCACTATCAGCCGCAGGTGCGCACCCACACGCTCGAACTTAGCGGTGTGGAGGCCCTGTCGCGCTGGCACCATCCGCACCTTGGCAACATCTTCCCCTCGCGCTTCATTGCCGTGGCGGAGGAGACCGGCCAAATCGAGGCCATTGGCCGCTGGTCGCTGCTCGAGGCGTGCCGCCAGATCGTGAAATGGGACCGCGACGGCGTGCATGTGCCCACCGTGGCTGTGAACCTGTCTGCCGTGCATTTCCGCAATCGCGCGCTGCCCGAGCATATCGCCGCCCTGCTCAAGGAGCATAACCTCAAGCCCGCGCGCCTGACGGTGGAAATTACCGAAAGCGTGATGATGGATAACAGCCGCGACACCGAGGAAGTGCTCCAGTCGATCCGCAATATCGGCTGCGGCCTGTCTATGGATGATTTCGGCACGGGGTATTCATCGCTCTCGCGGCTCACGCGTCTGCCGCTGACCGAGATCAAGATCGACCGCAGCTTCATCAACGATTTTGAATATGACACCAATGCCCAGGCCGTAACCATGGCGGTGATCGGCATCGGCTCGCGGCTGGGCATGACGGTCGTGACCGAAGGCGTCGAGACCGAACAGCAGCGCGACCTGCTGGAAAAGCTGAACTGCGACGTGATGCAGGGCTACCTGTTCGCCAAGCCGCTGGCACCGCAGGATCTGGAAGCCTGGGTGCGCCGTGGCGGAGCGCCTGCCGTCATTCGTGAAATCGATGCAGCCCGCGCCAAGAAAGAGGGCAAACCCGAGAGCAGCAGCAAGAAAGAAGCTGCGCCTGCCGCCAGTCCTGCCGCTGCAAGCCCTGCAAAGTCCTGA
- a CDS encoding Crp/Fnr family transcriptional regulator, translated as MSLVQPSLSSDGAKRTFSERQEFMTEDMPASMHFHVVAGGARLFKSLPDGRRQIIGFAHKGDVLPAYPCAHYHYSAEAMRTLQVVCVPAPYMSRLHETSPGACAASLHSARQLLVSLHNRLLMLGRQTARERLATFLLGQGMRMGPGELWPVDPAISRADMADFLGLTTETVSRLLSAFQREQLISRERRAIHILDPDRLRAIVAHSE; from the coding sequence ATGTCTCTTGTGCAGCCATCTCTGTCTTCTGACGGAGCGAAACGGACATTTTCCGAACGTCAGGAATTCATGACGGAAGATATGCCCGCCAGCATGCATTTCCATGTGGTGGCTGGAGGCGCGCGTCTTTTTAAATCCCTGCCTGACGGGCGGAGACAGATTATCGGTTTTGCCCATAAAGGCGATGTGCTCCCCGCCTATCCCTGCGCCCACTATCATTACAGCGCCGAAGCCATGCGTACACTACAGGTTGTATGCGTGCCAGCGCCCTATATGAGCCGTCTGCATGAAACATCGCCCGGCGCGTGCGCGGCTTCGCTTCATTCCGCCCGCCAGTTGCTCGTCAGCCTGCATAACCGGCTGCTCATGCTTGGCCGCCAGACCGCGCGCGAGCGCCTCGCCACATTCCTGCTCGGTCAGGGCATGCGCATGGGGCCGGGTGAACTCTGGCCCGTTGACCCGGCCATCTCACGCGCGGACATGGCCGATTTCCTAGGTCTGACCACCGAGACTGTCAGCCGCCTGCTCAGTGCCTTCCAGCGGGAGCAGCTTATCTCCCGCGAACGGCGCGCCATCCATATTCTCGACCCTGACCGCTTGCGGGCGATCGTGGCCCACTCCGAATGA